The segment CAAATCACGGGCTTGGTTCGCAAATTCTACGATCAAAATCGCGTTTTTGGCTGCTAATCCGATCAACATAACTAAAGCTACTTGAGCGTACATATTGTTATTGAGGATTGGCCAGATGCCATTACCGGGGTTAAAGGGAGCCGTTTGAACAAAGCTGACCCGTATCCAAATTGCCCCCAATGCCCCCAAAATGGCTAGAGGAACCGTGAGTAGGATGATAGTGGGGTCAATATAACTTTCATATTGAGCAGCCAGTACCAAGAACACCATGACAAAGGCTAAACCAAAGACGACGGGAGCCGCCCCACCAGAGCTTTTTTCCTCGGCTGCCGTATTCGTCCAGGCGTAGCCAAAACCCGGCTGTAACGTCTCATTGGCGACTTCTTCCATGGCTTGAATCACCTGTCCTGAACTATAACCCGGAGCAGGAGAAATAATCAATTTAATAGCTGGATAGGTCTTATAACGGGTCAGAATGGGAGGATAGGTGGTTTGGGTTGGGGTGACTAAATTGCTCAATTGGACAATCGCTCCATCACGCGATCGCACATACAACCGTCCAATATCTTCAGGGTTCGCCCGATCTTGTGGGGTTGCTTGAGCATAAACCCGATAGAGACGACCTTCAAAAACAAATTGATTGACAAAATTGGAGCCAATATAGGTTTGTAGGGTTCTTAAAATGTCATCAATGGCGATATTTTGGGCTTTAGCCTTTTGGCGATCAATCTCCATGGTGATCAAAGGACTATTGAAGGTAAAGGTCGTAAAGGTTGACCCAATTTCTGGCCGTTGATTGGCGGCTGCCATCACCCGTTGCACATTCTCAATTAGAGCGTCTATCCCCTTTAATTGACGGTCTTGGATAAAAATTTCAGACCCATCAAAACTACTTAACCCATCCACAGGAGGGGCATTAGCTGCAAATACCCGCGCCCCGGAGATTTGTTGAGCAAAGGCTCGATTGAGCTTTTGAATAATCCCAAAGGCAGATTTTTGGGGGCCGGGGCGTTCTCCCCAGGGCTTTAATTTGACGAAGGTCAGGGATTTGTTGGCATTTCTTCCTTCAAAGGAAAACCCCGTTAAAGAAATCACATGATCTAACACCTGATCGGCGTTTTCCATATTTTGAATAATTTGGGTGGTCTGGCGATCAATGGCATAGGTGTAGTTCAGAGAAACTCCTGGAGGGGCTTCCGTAATGCCGAAGAAATAGCCTTGATCTTCAGCCGGAATGAACCCGGAGGGCATGGTCTGATAAATCCAGGCTGTCCCGACTAACCCTGCAATAAAGACCACCATCACGAGAATACGAACATGAGTTAGAAAATTGATAAAACGCCGATATCCTTCCCGAACCAGATCGAAGCCTCGGTTAAACCAATTAAAAAAGAGGGCTAAAGGTCCATGTTTTGGTTGGGGAGGGCTCAGCAAAATGGCCGACATGGTAGGGGAGAAGGTCAAGGCGTTAAAGGTGGAAAACGCCACCGCAAAAATAATTGTTAGGGCAAACTGACGGTAAACGATCCCCGTTGTACCGGGGAAGAATGTCACGGGAACAAACACCGCCATCAAGACTACCGAGGTAGCAATGGTTGCCCCGAATAGTTCATCCATCGCGTCCATGGCTGCTTGCCTAGGGCGCATTCCTTGGGATAATTTGTTTGAAACCGCTTCAACAATTACGATCCCATCATCTACCACTAATCCGGTAGCTAAAACGCAAGCAAACAGACTTAATTGGTTGAGGGTAAACCCAAAGGCTTTTAAGCCAATCATTGCCCCGACTAAGGCGACGGGAATGGCGATCGCGGGAATAACAGTGGTACGCCAGTCTTGGAGGAAAACAAAGATCACCAGGACAACTAAGGCGATCGCCTGTAGTAAGGTGATCATTAAATCTTCGAGGGACGCATTGACAAACAGGGTATTGTCTAACCCGATAACTACCTTTAACCCAGGGGGAAAACTCTGTTGCAACTCTGCCATTTTTGCTTTAGCTGCGTCTGCCGTTTCGAGGGCATTACTTCCAGGTAACTGATAGATTAAAAAGGCAACCCCTGGATTACCATCTACATTAACTTTGGTATCATAGTTTTCCATCCCCAATTCGGCATAGCCTACATCTTTGATACGGATTAACGTGCCATCTTCTCCCACTTTGACCACCATATCTTCGGCTTCGGCGACGTTGGTAAATCTTCCAGCTACTCGCAAGGGCAATTCAAACTGCTGGTCTTGTGGGGCAGGTTGTTGTCCAATTCTCCCAATCCCTACCTCAAAATTTTGTTCGTTGATCGTCCCCACCACATCTAAGGCTGTCAGTCCTCTAGCGGCTAATTTATCGGGATCTAGCCAAATTCGCATGGCATAGTTTGCTCCCCCAAATAGGGCAACTGAACCCACCCCCGGCAGCCCTTTCATGTCGTTCCAGATGTAGCGATCGACGTAGTTGTAGATAAAGGTGGTGTCGTATAGGGGCTGACCATCGGGACCGTTTTCGACGTAAAATCCGTAAACCAGGGTTAAACTGGGGGATTGGGTGTTGGTTCTCAATCCGGCTTGGTTCACTACCGAGGGTAAGGTGGATTGCGCTTGAGAAACTCGGTTTTGGACTAACACTTGAGCAGTATTACGATCCATTTCCGTCGGAAAGGTGACGTTAACGGTGACATTTCCCGTATTATCGGTGAAGGAGTCAATCCACCTTACTTGTTCGGTTCCGTTGATTTCTCGTTCTAGGACGGTGGTGACGTTATCTTCGGTGGTTTTGGCATCAGCACCGATGTAATTAGCGGATACGGCTACTTTTTTTGGGGCAATTTCTGGCAATTTATCCAGGGGCAATAATGCCATGGCGATCGTCCCCAAGAGGATAATGACAATGGTGCAGACAGTACTGAGAACGGGTCGTTTAATAAAAGCGTTGGCAAAGGAGAGTAACATGATCCGTTGTCGCTGGAGGACTAGGTTCTGAGATAGTTAAGGGGGACTTTGGAGAAGTTGCACTAGGGTTCAACTGGTGTTTTATAGATCTTAGGACATTAGCCTAGTTTTAAGCCAAAATTAGTTTACTAAAATATATATTTGTAAGGATAACAGGTTTTTCTAAATTGTTTCCATCGCTTATTTCCTATTCCCTATTCTTTTTATTTATATGAAATCTACTTGGCAATTTTATTCTCATACCACTGGATATACTCGTCTTTTTATTGATCTAATTATCGTTTTTTTAATTGCTCCTTTGGGTAATTTATCCCCGATTTTTCAATGGCTTATCAGTCTTTTTTTTGTGATGACTCTTTTGTTAGGAGTTAATACCCTGGCTTTTCCTCCTAAGATTATTAGGACTTTGCAAATTCTTGCTGCTATTTCTTTTGCTGCTGATATTATTGTTTTTCCAGACTTCCCTAAGTTAACGGCGTTAACGTCTTTGATTGCTCATGTTTTTCAAGCGATTTTTGTGTTTTGTATTATGATGGCAATCTCGTTTAGGATTACCCATGAAAAACAGGTTAATGGGGCTGTTATTCAAGGGAGTATTTGTGTTTATTTGCTACTAGGAATTTTTTGGTTTTTCCTTTATCAAATTGTTCTTTTCTTTGATCCATTTGCTTTTTCTATTCCTGAAGAAATTACCTCAAATAGTCTATTTTATTTCAGTTTTACGACGTTAACCACTGTGGGTTATGGGGATGTTACTCCTATTAATCCGTTTGCGATGACCTTAAGTAATGCAGAAGCGTTAGTCGGACAAATTTATCCCGCTATTGTTATTGCTAAATTAGTGAGTCTTTATGAGAGAAATGAATAGCTTTTCAAAGCGATAAGTTTTTGGAGTGATGGATAAATCGTCGTTACAAAAACAACTTCTGTAGGGGCTTAATATTATTAAGCCCCTACTAACTGACTTGGTGACTTCGTTAATAGTCATCAGGAGCAATGGCTAATTTGCGCAATTTTTCAGCTAATCTTTCGGCTCGCTGTTTCTCATATTCTGCCCGTTGTTTTTCTTGTTCGGCTCGTTCTTCTCTAGTTAATAATAAATTGCCTTGATCATCCCACCAACGTAACCAAGGAAGAGCCATATTTTGATAAGTTCCTTGCCAAATTCCTAACGCTATTCCCAAGGAATTGATCAAGTAATGTCCTTGTTCATTAGGGGTTATTCTCTGATCGTGATGACCGATTAATTGATAAACTTCAACGGTTGCTAGTTTGACTTCGTAGATAGCATAATAAGCTGGATGAATTACTGTTTCATAGACCCAAAATTTACCCTTCCAAGGGCTTTTATCTGTTTGTTCACTGCCATTGCCTGAGACAAATTCCATGGCAATAACAGGGGGAATTAGTTCTTGCCAAAAAACATAAGATCAACGAATTTCTCCGTTGAGGGTTGGGGGAACATTAGGGACATCAAACCAATCAGGCGCGATCGCACCTTGTTCGGAGGGGTCGGTCATTCG is part of the Rippkaea orientalis PCC 8801 genome and harbors:
- a CDS encoding Uma2 family endonuclease, with protein sequence MEFVSGNGSEQTDKSPWKGKFWVYETVIHPAYYAIYEVKLATVEVYQLIGHHDQRITPNEQGHYLINSLGIALGIWQGTYQNMALPWLRWWDDQGNLLLTREERAEQEKQRAEYEKQRAERLAEKLRKLAIAPDDY
- a CDS encoding efflux RND transporter permease subunit, which translates into the protein MLLSFANAFIKRPVLSTVCTIVIILLGTIAMALLPLDKLPEIAPKKVAVSANYIGADAKTTEDNVTTVLEREINGTEQVRWIDSFTDNTGNVTVNVTFPTEMDRNTAQVLVQNRVSQAQSTLPSVVNQAGLRTNTQSPSLTLVYGFYVENGPDGQPLYDTTFIYNYVDRYIWNDMKGLPGVGSVALFGGANYAMRIWLDPDKLAARGLTALDVVGTINEQNFEVGIGRIGQQPAPQDQQFELPLRVAGRFTNVAEAEDMVVKVGEDGTLIRIKDVGYAELGMENYDTKVNVDGNPGVAFLIYQLPGSNALETADAAKAKMAELQQSFPPGLKVVIGLDNTLFVNASLEDLMITLLQAIALVVLVIFVFLQDWRTTVIPAIAIPVALVGAMIGLKAFGFTLNQLSLFACVLATGLVVDDGIVIVEAVSNKLSQGMRPRQAAMDAMDELFGATIATSVVLMAVFVPVTFFPGTTGIVYRQFALTIIFAVAFSTFNALTFSPTMSAILLSPPQPKHGPLALFFNWFNRGFDLVREGYRRFINFLTHVRILVMVVFIAGLVGTAWIYQTMPSGFIPAEDQGYFFGITEAPPGVSLNYTYAIDRQTTQIIQNMENADQVLDHVISLTGFSFEGRNANKSLTFVKLKPWGERPGPQKSAFGIIQKLNRAFAQQISGARVFAANAPPVDGLSSFDGSEIFIQDRQLKGIDALIENVQRVMAAANQRPEIGSTFTTFTFNSPLITMEIDRQKAKAQNIAIDDILRTLQTYIGSNFVNQFVFEGRLYRVYAQATPQDRANPEDIGRLYVRSRDGAIVQLSNLVTPTQTTYPPILTRYKTYPAIKLIISPAPGYSSGQVIQAMEEVANETLQPGFGYAWTNTAAEEKSSGGAAPVVFGLAFVMVFLVLAAQYESYIDPTIILLTVPLAILGALGAIWIRVSFVQTAPFNPGNGIWPILNNNMYAQVALVMLIGLAAKNAILIVEFANQARDLGMTITRSAIYAAEERLRPILMTAVSSLVGFAPLLTASSVGAVSRWSLGTAIFGGLALATVLSLVLVPILYIVVKNFEKYLLDGGKKPPSPPSSGNGHSKPSPPPEPQPENEEIAPVFKTSPQNE
- a CDS encoding potassium channel family protein: MKSTWQFYSHTTGYTRLFIDLIIVFLIAPLGNLSPIFQWLISLFFVMTLLLGVNTLAFPPKIIRTLQILAAISFAADIIVFPDFPKLTALTSLIAHVFQAIFVFCIMMAISFRITHEKQVNGAVIQGSICVYLLLGIFWFFLYQIVLFFDPFAFSIPEEITSNSLFYFSFTTLTTVGYGDVTPINPFAMTLSNAEALVGQIYPAIVIAKLVSLYERNE